Genomic window (Apis cerana isolate GH-2021 linkage group LG1, AcerK_1.0, whole genome shotgun sequence):
GTTATCTTTTCTTCAAGATTTCTCTTCCCGTATACATTCACCATTTGACATTCTGTATCTCAAAAGCAACAAACATTTGTATTACGAATTACACTCGATAAAGATAATCGATCAAATATATGATGGTTTCAATAGGTGAGATTAGAGAAGGATGTGATAGACAGCATGAAATGCGTGAAGGAGAAATTCGGGGGTGTAAACGTGTTGATTAATTCGGCCGGTGTTGTTGGATACGAGACAATAATTGATTACAAGACAAAGAAACCGCATTCCAGCGAAATGTACCGATGCATCTTCGACACTAACGTTTGGGGTGTGTTCAACGTGACACGTTTATTAGCTCCTATGATGGCGGAGAACAAGCCCGATGAAAATAAACAGAGGGGAGTGATTATAAATCTTTCGAGCATGATGGCGTACGATCCTCCAGCCGGTTTAGTTGTTTATGGCGCTTCGAAATCCGCCGTTTCTGGAATGACGATGCCGTTGGCCAGAGGGCTCGCGATGAAAGGAATTCGGGTTATTACCATATGCCCTGGTTACATAGACAGTCCCATGACAGGTAATATCAGGTGGCAATGCTgcgaattattaattcgttatCTCTATCTATCTGACGTaagatattacaattaaatcccgattaaagtaaaatttaaaataaaaattcatcgggATGTCGTACGTCTACAGCTCCACAAAAACCACCCGAAAGAGCGAAATGGATAAGAATGAAGTTATCACCGAAACGTTATGGGACTTGCGAAGAAGTTGCCCATCTAATCCAAGCTTGTATCGAAAATCCATTAATAAACGGTGAGAATATACGCATAGACATGGGCTTCAGACACAACCAGATAGAAGATTCGGAACCATCATCCGCTTGTTAAAtacgacttttttttttttttttttttttgtgtgtgACGATTAATCGTGAGTACATTTTACGATACATGCCAGTTATTGACAAGAGAGATGTGTATcaacaagaataaattaatttaaagcgTTCTTATAATTGAACCCCCCACAACATCATTGTTTTCTGTAATATTCGAATCTATTTGaacggaaaaagagaaaaagagaaaaaacacgattcatttatatatttacttcctttgttctttttcttcttcttcgtactCGCCATCGACTGTTGCGCAATCCCCCTACCTTAtacctttatatttattcgcgaGAAACCGATAAATCCTGGGTCCAATATCCAAGAATCTAAGAATAGTGACGGGGAGGGAAGAATAATGATTCTTCTAAATAAAACTGGCGAAAAAACGGAGGAGGATCAAGCAACGGATTCTCGAGCACGTCGCTCGCCAGGATGCGGCGCATCATCATCAGAGGGTGCGACGTGCAACccaaccaaccaaccaaccaCCCACACTTTCTCCCCGGTATGAAATTTATGTATGGAAATATTCGCGCGAGCATTACGCATGTAGAATATCACGACCAGCAGCTGGAGGCCCTCCCGTGACGACACTTCGTAGGAAAATGTATTTTAGCGCTCGCGACGGAGGCGGCAAGGTGGAAATACGCGCTCGAACGACCCTTCCCTTTTCCCGCGCCATTCGTTTCCTCCAGGTTGCCTTCGCCCCGCGAGCCTGTCGTCGAACCTAAACCTCTGGAGTCTTCATCGACAACCCTACAGGCATTCACAACTACCAACCACCTACTACGTACGATATATACTTCCTCCCGTATTTTT
Coding sequences:
- the LOC133667402 gene encoding 3-hydroxyacyl-CoA dehydrogenase type-2-like, whose translation is MGKLQHIVAYVTGGANGIGKACAEKIFQQGGKVVVADISCNGAKVVENMGDKAIFTCTDVRLEKDVIDSMKCVKEKFGGVNVLINSAGVVGYETIIDYKTKKPHSSEMYRCIFDTNVWGVFNVTRLLAPMMAENKPDENKQRGVIINLSSMMAYDPPAGLVVYGASKSAVSGMTMPLARGLAMKGIRVITICPGYIDSPMTAPQKPPERAKWIRMKLSPKRYGTCEEVAHLIQACIENPLINGENIRIDMGFRHNQIEDSEPSSAC